The Brachyspira hyodysenteriae ATCC 27164 genome includes a window with the following:
- the ilvC gene encoding ketol-acid reductoisomerase yields MIKKYYDADCNLGLLDGKTIAIMGYGSQGHAHAQNLKDSGMNVIVGLRKDSANCKKAEEAGFKVMEVEEAAKLADIVMMLVPDEVSADIYNTQVAPHMKEGNVLMYAHGFNIHFQFVVPAKNIDVIMVAPKGPGHTVRSQYLEGRGVPSLIAVYQDFSGRAKDYALAYASGIGAGRAGILETTFREETETDLFGEQAVLCGGVTELMKAGFDTLVEAGYEPEMAYFECIHEMKLIVDLIYSGGFAMMRYSISNTAEYGDYRTGRRMITEETRKEMKKVLREIQDGTFASEFIQEFSAGRKAKFNATKKLESEHKLEKVGAELRKMMSWIKK; encoded by the coding sequence ATGATAAAAAAATATTATGATGCTGATTGTAATCTAGGTTTGTTAGATGGTAAAACTATAGCTATAATGGGATACGGCAGCCAAGGACATGCTCATGCTCAGAACTTAAAAGACAGCGGAATGAATGTAATTGTAGGACTTAGAAAAGACAGTGCAAACTGCAAAAAAGCAGAAGAAGCTGGATTTAAAGTAATGGAAGTAGAAGAAGCTGCTAAGCTTGCTGATATAGTAATGATGCTTGTTCCTGATGAGGTTTCAGCTGATATATACAATACTCAAGTTGCACCTCATATGAAAGAAGGAAATGTATTAATGTATGCACACGGATTTAATATTCATTTCCAATTTGTAGTTCCTGCTAAAAATATAGACGTTATTATGGTAGCACCTAAAGGACCAGGACATACTGTAAGAAGTCAGTATTTAGAAGGAAGAGGGGTACCTAGCTTGATTGCTGTTTATCAGGATTTCAGCGGAAGAGCAAAAGATTATGCTTTAGCTTATGCTTCAGGAATAGGTGCAGGACGTGCCGGTATATTAGAAACTACATTCAGAGAAGAAACTGAAACTGATTTATTTGGTGAACAAGCTGTATTATGCGGCGGTGTTACTGAATTAATGAAAGCAGGATTCGATACTTTAGTAGAAGCAGGTTATGAACCAGAAATGGCTTATTTTGAATGTATACATGAAATGAAATTGATTGTTGATTTAATATATTCTGGCGGATTTGCTATGATGAGATATTCTATTTCAAATACTGCTGAATATGGTGATTACAGAACAGGCAGAAGAATGATCACTGAAGAAACTAGAAAAGAAATGAAAAAAGTATTAAGAGAGATACAAGACGGTACTTTTGCTAGTGAATTTATTCAAGAGTTTAGTGCAGGCCGCAAAGCTAAATTTAATGCTACTAAAAAATTAGAAAGCGAGCATAAATTAGAGAAAGTCGGTGCTGAATTAAGAAAGATGATGAGTTGGATTAAAAAGTAA
- the ilvN gene encoding acetolactate synthase small subunit — translation MNKKQRRVLVLFVDNSSGVLNRITLLFSQKGFNIETITCSVTCVPSISRMTIVTEGDDTQISHIMKQTSKLIEVHSVHLIDHSNSIIRDLLLVKIEINDKNKREACNITNAHNGLILDIGSKSMIVELNASVSVIDGYLESLKNFNILELSRTGVTSIQLGDEVPDMNIINNFEF, via the coding sequence ATGAATAAGAAACAAAGAAGAGTTTTAGTTTTATTTGTAGATAATAGTTCAGGTGTATTAAATAGAATAACTTTATTATTCAGTCAAAAAGGTTTTAATATAGAAACAATCACTTGTTCTGTAACTTGTGTGCCTAGTATATCAAGAATGACTATAGTAACAGAAGGCGATGATACTCAGATATCTCATATTATGAAACAGACTTCAAAACTTATAGAAGTTCATTCAGTACATTTAATAGATCATTCTAATAGTATAATAAGAGATTTATTATTGGTAAAAATAGAAATTAATGATAAAAATAAGCGTGAAGCTTGTAATATAACAAATGCTCATAACGGACTTATACTTGATATAGGAAGTAAAAGTATGATAGTTGAACTTAATGCTTCTGTATCTGTGATAGACGGATATTTAGAGTCATTAAAGAATTTCAATATTTTAGAGCTTTCAAGAACAGGCGTAACTTCAATACAGCTTGGAGATGAAGTTCCTGATATGAATATAATCAACAATTTTGAATTTTAA
- the ilvB gene encoding biosynthetic-type acetolactate synthase large subunit gives MKLNGSDIIMEVLIEEGVDTVFGYPGGAALFIYDAIYKYRDKIKHIMPADETGACHAADGYARASGKTGVVIATSGPGATNLVTPLATAYMDSVPLIAITANVPESLIGKDSFQEVYIAGITMPITKHNFVVRDINDLADIIRKSFVIANTGRKGPVLIDIPKNFTFTETEFTRKEKFVPKHVKISAEDEKTIEEVAKLINESKRPIIYFGGGAKDSSDKLRKFMINSNIPSVHTLMGAGVLGYNEKLNIGLLGMHGSATANKVMNEADLILAVGTRFSDRVALNTSKFGGVAKKVHIDIDRSEINKNVHVDYSIIGDLNDVLDRFNKLVKRVQDDEWVKYLSDLRAKEIKEDSDRNTNKDGIYPSKVMDIIGEKTKDDAIYVTDVGQHQMWAVQYIRHTKPRSFITSGGLGTMGFGYGAALGVQVAKPNRRVIHITGDGSFYMNLNEVATAVEYNLPVITIILNNSTLGMVRQWQTIFYDKRYSSTDINKKMDYVKVAEGFGAKGFRCETIKEFETAFEEALKCKCPVWIECVIDKDLKVLPMIPAGGTIDDIIVD, from the coding sequence ATGAAGTTAAACGGTTCTGATATAATAATGGAAGTTCTAATAGAGGAAGGTGTTGATACAGTATTTGGTTATCCGGGAGGTGCGGCTTTATTTATATATGATGCTATCTATAAATATAGAGATAAAATTAAACATATAATGCCTGCAGATGAAACAGGAGCTTGTCATGCAGCAGACGGTTATGCAAGAGCAAGCGGAAAAACAGGAGTAGTAATCGCAACAAGCGGACCAGGGGCTACTAATTTAGTAACACCTTTGGCAACAGCATATATGGATAGTGTTCCTTTGATTGCTATAACTGCTAATGTACCTGAAAGTTTGATCGGTAAAGATTCATTTCAAGAGGTTTATATTGCAGGTATTACAATGCCTATTACAAAACATAATTTTGTAGTTAGGGATATTAATGATTTGGCAGATATAATAAGAAAATCATTTGTTATAGCAAATACAGGAAGAAAAGGACCTGTTTTAATAGATATACCTAAAAATTTTACATTCACTGAAACAGAATTTACAAGAAAAGAAAAATTTGTTCCCAAGCATGTAAAAATAAGTGCTGAAGATGAAAAAACTATAGAAGAAGTAGCAAAATTAATAAATGAATCAAAAAGACCTATCATATATTTTGGAGGCGGTGCTAAAGATTCAAGCGATAAATTAAGAAAGTTTATGATTAACTCTAATATACCTTCAGTGCATACATTAATGGGAGCAGGAGTATTAGGATATAATGAAAAATTAAATATAGGACTTTTGGGAATGCATGGTTCTGCCACAGCAAATAAGGTTATGAATGAAGCTGATTTGATACTTGCTGTTGGAACTAGATTCAGCGATAGAGTTGCTTTGAATACTTCAAAGTTCGGAGGTGTTGCTAAAAAAGTTCATATAGATATTGATAGAAGTGAAATTAATAAAAATGTTCATGTTGATTATAGTATAATAGGCGATTTGAATGATGTATTGGATAGATTTAATAAACTTGTAAAAAGGGTACAAGATGATGAATGGGTAAAATATTTATCTGATTTAAGAGCCAAAGAAATTAAAGAAGATTCAGACAGAAACACAAATAAAGATGGTATTTATCCAAGTAAAGTTATGGATATAATAGGTGAAAAAACTAAAGACGATGCAATTTATGTTACAGATGTAGGACAGCATCAAATGTGGGCTGTTCAATATATAAGACATACCAAACCAAGAAGTTTTATAACAAGCGGAGGTTTGGGAACTATGGGATTCGGATATGGTGCTGCTTTAGGTGTTCAGGTGGCTAAGCCAAATAGAAGAGTAATACATATAACAGGAGACGGATCTTTTTATATGAATTTAAATGAAGTAGCAACAGCAGTTGAATACAATTTGCCTGTTATAACAATTATACTTAATAACAGTACATTAGGTATGGTTAGACAATGGCAGACTATATTTTATGATAAAAGATATTCAAGTACAGATATAAATAAAAAAATGGATTATGTTAAAGTTGCTGAAGGTTTCGGTGCTAAGGGATTTAGATGCGAAACTATAAAAGAATTTGAAACAGCTTTTGAAGAGGCTTTAAAATGCAAATGTCCTGTTTGGATAGAATGTGTTATAGATAAAGATTTGAAAGTTTTACCTATGATTCCAGCCGGCGGTACTATAGATGATATAATAGTAGATTAA
- a CDS encoding SanA/YdcF family protein: MKILKNRYKNKILNIKNNKRIIENRIENKSSIYKIINYILLIFISLFTFLPEIIILSLISAVILYSSVSLYSKRYIYSSIEEIPYNDVALVLGTSKYLHNGQVNMYFQFRMEAAYELYKSGKVKYILVSGDNRYKSYNEPRQMRLDLIKLGVNKKHIFLDFAGFRTRDSIIRANKVFELTNFTIVSQPFHNERAILIARQKNINAIAYNANNVRKLYRVRQFPRELGARALMFVDILLNRPPKFYGDIIKIEEREDTIIDKSNKLDKSKIKQL; the protein is encoded by the coding sequence ATGAAGATATTAAAAAATAGATACAAAAATAAAATATTAAATATTAAAAATAATAAAAGAATAATTGAAAATAGAATAGAAAATAAAAGCAGTATATATAAAATTATAAATTATATACTTCTTATTTTTATTTCTCTTTTTACTTTTCTTCCTGAAATTATTATTCTATCTCTTATATCTGCAGTAATATTGTATTCATCTGTTTCATTATATTCAAAAAGATATATATATTCATCAATAGAAGAAATACCATATAATGATGTTGCATTGGTATTAGGAACAAGCAAATATCTGCATAACGGACAGGTTAATATGTATTTTCAATTCAGAATGGAAGCAGCTTATGAATTATATAAAAGCGGAAAGGTAAAATATATACTTGTAAGTGGAGATAATAGATATAAATCATATAATGAACCAAGACAAATGCGTCTTGATTTAATAAAATTAGGTGTAAATAAAAAACATATATTTTTAGACTTTGCCGGATTTAGAACAAGAGATTCTATTATAAGAGCTAATAAAGTTTTTGAACTTACAAATTTCACAATAGTTTCCCAGCCTTTTCATAATGAAAGAGCAATACTAATAGCAAGACAAAAAAATATTAATGCAATAGCATATAATGCCAATAATGTTAGAAAACTTTATAGAGTAAGACAATTTCCAAGAGAATTAGGAGCAAGAGCTTTAATGTTTGTTGATATATTATTGAACAGACCGCCTAAATTCTATGGAGATATTATTAAAATAGAAGAAAGAGAAGATACTATAATAGATAAAAGCAATAAACTCGATAAATCAAAAATTAAACAATTATAA
- a CDS encoding sodium/glutamate symporter produces MTSKLLTELLQSLSLLSVLLLIGVFLRAKIKLFQKLYLPASVIGGFIGLLISPEILGKFSNYSISSEWIKTYSLLPGILSIPIFAAIPLGMFLNETKSIKSLYPTKVLIAFGIFQCASMFQSAIGYATNILFTKINPDINMYRTFGYELSAGFAGGHGLAAATGKLLEGFGIPQWEIAQGVALTTATIGLVGGMIFGIIFINIAVRRNKTNVIKKVVNENEDNQNINKIDKNMEVGYNNDISKQASLGRETFLSSSIETITFHLAVIFAVCGLAFIVLNFIKKLKVHGLDVLPVWTYSMIIMFALNMIIKKLKLSWMVDAKVKAKIIGTLSDFAIVSAITSLPIKAIIHYIAPIIVMCVAGFVFTYLIVFIFNNMLFKDDYAFERAIISWGTLTGVLITGMTLLKICDPEYKSPALTEFSLGFSLMSVTGLLVVPILNTVLAVGSTWDNLITALITSAIYLIIAFAVYFVHKKSVKQ; encoded by the coding sequence ATGACATCTAAATTATTAACAGAATTGCTGCAATCATTATCTCTATTATCGGTACTGCTGCTTATAGGTGTGTTTTTAAGAGCAAAAATAAAGCTGTTTCAAAAATTATATCTGCCGGCTTCCGTAATAGGAGGATTCATAGGTCTTCTAATATCTCCTGAAATATTGGGTAAATTTTCAAACTATTCAATATCTTCTGAATGGATAAAAACCTATTCGCTTCTTCCTGGAATATTATCAATACCTATATTTGCTGCTATTCCTTTGGGTATGTTTTTAAACGAAACAAAAAGTATAAAATCACTTTACCCCACAAAAGTTTTAATAGCATTTGGTATATTTCAATGTGCAAGCATGTTTCAATCTGCAATAGGATATGCCACTAATATACTATTTACAAAAATAAATCCTGATATAAATATGTATAGAACTTTCGGATATGAACTTTCAGCCGGATTTGCAGGAGGACATGGACTTGCCGCTGCTACAGGAAAATTACTTGAAGGTTTTGGAATACCTCAATGGGAAATAGCTCAGGGAGTTGCTCTAACTACCGCTACAATAGGACTTGTTGGAGGAATGATATTTGGAATAATATTCATTAATATTGCTGTAAGAAGAAATAAAACCAATGTTATAAAAAAAGTAGTTAATGAAAATGAAGACAATCAAAATATAAATAAAATAGATAAAAATATGGAAGTAGGATACAATAATGATATAAGCAAGCAGGCTAGTTTAGGAAGAGAAACTTTTTTAAGCAGCTCTATAGAAACTATAACTTTTCATTTGGCTGTTATATTTGCAGTATGCGGACTTGCTTTTATAGTTTTAAACTTCATTAAAAAATTAAAAGTGCATGGATTAGATGTTCTTCCTGTTTGGACTTATTCTATGATTATAATGTTTGCTTTAAATATGATAATAAAAAAATTGAAATTATCTTGGATGGTAGATGCTAAAGTAAAAGCAAAAATCATAGGTACATTAAGCGACTTTGCTATAGTATCAGCAATAACAAGTCTTCCAATAAAAGCAATAATACATTATATAGCACCTATAATAGTTATGTGTGTAGCTGGATTTGTATTTACTTATTTGATAGTATTTATATTTAATAACATGTTATTTAAAGATGATTATGCTTTTGAAAGAGCTATAATTTCTTGGGGTACTTTGACAGGAGTTTTAATAACAGGAATGACTCTTTTAAAAATATGCGATCCTGAATATAAAAGCCCAGCACTTACAGAGTTTTCTCTAGGATTTTCTTTGATGTCTGTTACAGGTTTATTAGTAGTGCCTATACTTAATACGGTTTTGGCTGTAGGTTCAACTTGGGATAATCTTATAACCGCATTAATAACTTCAGCCATTTATTTGATTATAGCATTTGCTGTTTACTTCGTTCATAAAAAGTCGGTTAAGCAATAA
- a CDS encoding peptidylprolyl isomerase — MKEHLFIETDYGTIEIEFYPEIAPKHVEAIKKLANEGFYDGIRFHRVIPRFMIQGGDPVSKDATKRHLHGTGGPGFNIPAEFSDKPHKRGICSMARSQHPDSAGSQFFICVADAPHLDGQYTVWGNVVNGMDVADKIVSLKRDHNDNPMENSTMNKVYVKEVE; from the coding sequence ATGAAAGAACATTTATTTATTGAAACAGATTATGGTACTATAGAAATAGAATTCTATCCTGAAATAGCACCAAAACATGTTGAGGCTATAAAAAAACTTGCTAATGAAGGTTTTTATGATGGAATAAGATTTCATAGAGTAATACCTAGATTTATGATACAAGGCGGAGATCCTGTAAGTAAAGACGCAACAAAAAGACATTTGCATGGTACAGGCGGTCCTGGATTTAATATTCCTGCTGAATTTAGCGATAAGCCTCATAAAAGAGGTATATGTTCTATGGCTAGAAGTCAGCATCCTGACAGTGCCGGTTCTCAGTTCTTTATCTGTGTAGCTGATGCTCCTCATTTGGACGGACAGTATACAGTTTGGGGAAATGTTGTTAATGGTATGGATGTTGCTGATAAAATTGTTTCTTTAAAAAGAGATCATAACGACAACCCTATGGAAAATTCTACTATGAACAAAGTTTATGTTAAAGAAGTAGAATAA
- a CDS encoding peptidylprolyl isomerase, with translation MGKKLKIIIISLLGVIIFGTVLIAQKPKASKEHLFIETNFGTIEIAFFPEKAPKHVEAIKKLANEGFYNGTLFHRVIPGFMIQGGDPLSKQPNRSLHGTGGPNFVIPAEFNDVSHKRGICSMARGASINSAGSQFFICVADSPFLDGQYTVWGEVVSGMDVADKIVALKRDANDNPLEPAKMNRVYVKTVN, from the coding sequence TTGGGTAAAAAATTAAAAATCATTATTATTTCATTGTTGGGTGTGATTATATTCGGAACTGTACTTATAGCACAAAAGCCGAAAGCTTCAAAAGAACATTTATTTATAGAAACAAATTTTGGTACTATAGAAATAGCTTTCTTTCCTGAAAAAGCACCAAAACATGTTGAGGCTATAAAAAAGCTTGCTAATGAAGGTTTTTATAATGGAACACTTTTCCATAGAGTAATACCTGGTTTTATGATTCAGGGCGGAGATCCTCTAAGTAAGCAGCCTAACAGATCTTTGCATGGTACAGGCGGTCCTAATTTTGTTATACCTGCAGAGTTTAATGATGTTTCTCATAAAAGAGGAATATGTTCTATGGCTAGAGGAGCTAGTATAAATAGTGCTGGTTCTCAATTCTTTATCTGTGTAGCTGACAGCCCTTTCTTAGACGGACAATATACAGTATGGGGAGAAGTTGTTAGCGGTATGGATGTTGCTGATAAAATAGTGGCATTAAAAAGAGATGCTAATGATAACCCTTTAGAGCCTGCTAAAATGAATAGAGTTTATGTTAAAACAGTTAATTAA
- a CDS encoding LysM peptidoglycan-binding domain-containing protein: protein MKKGLFLFILLTFSCFLYAQETNELVLPPELPADLPASIKESDDYKLAQRYREMAIDAHSVGDYNQSIEYSRQSKEYSDKIILRYGVYEYVLNSQRDAERKLSLFKGVGGDTNELTTSLYEESVTDINSAHSMLEASTNSTDYTNTMLEYNKSAEKSELGYNVLAIDLRREYLMSESVLTNGDNNDTQITNLRDESKNALSSGDYTNSLTKSREAMNILDMLEAPLAYAKAQDSMDKAKQDGFNNSKPNLYTEALKSLSSAGETLIANNYTDSLMHSKNVISLVNSMESTSGDIGTTEEVIVTDGTVFPQYYIVQSRRANTDSLWRIASYDFIYGNGNLWRRIYEANRDTIKDPNVIRAGQRLVIPSLKGETRQGTYSTNQTYGNITTFSTNQIEGNIIIEDEEAMEAQAEQTEETVIDEQTDTADENAEMTEDTTTADENAEMTEDTASTDENTEMTEDTAATDENTEMTEDDTTVTDETAAEEGNQ from the coding sequence ATGAAAAAGGGATTATTTTTATTTATCTTATTAACATTTTCTTGTTTTTTGTATGCACAAGAAACAAATGAGTTAGTTTTACCTCCTGAATTGCCAGCAGATTTGCCTGCTAGTATAAAGGAAAGCGATGATTATAAATTGGCACAAAGATATAGAGAAATGGCTATAGATGCTCATAGTGTAGGTGATTATAATCAAAGTATAGAGTATTCAAGACAGAGTAAAGAATATTCTGATAAAATCATATTAAGATATGGTGTTTATGAATATGTTTTAAATAGTCAGAGAGATGCAGAAAGAAAACTTAGCTTATTCAAAGGAGTTGGCGGAGATACTAATGAATTGACAACTTCTTTATATGAAGAATCTGTTACTGATATTAATTCAGCACATAGCATGCTTGAAGCATCAACTAACAGCACTGATTATACTAATACTATGCTCGAATATAATAAGTCAGCTGAAAAATCTGAATTGGGCTATAATGTTCTTGCTATAGATTTAAGAAGAGAATATTTAATGAGTGAATCAGTATTAACTAATGGAGATAATAATGATACACAAATTACAAATTTAAGAGATGAATCTAAAAATGCATTAAGCAGCGGAGATTATACTAATTCTTTAACAAAATCAAGAGAGGCTATGAATATACTTGATATGTTAGAAGCTCCGTTAGCTTATGCTAAAGCTCAGGATTCTATGGATAAAGCTAAACAAGATGGTTTCAATAATAGTAAACCTAATTTATATACAGAAGCTTTAAAATCATTATCTTCAGCAGGTGAAACTTTGATAGCTAATAATTACACTGATTCTTTAATGCATTCTAAAAATGTTATCAGCTTAGTTAATTCAATGGAAAGTACATCTGGAGATATAGGTACTACTGAAGAAGTAATAGTAACAGATGGAACAGTATTCCCTCAATATTATATAGTTCAGTCTAGAAGAGCTAATACAGATTCTTTATGGCGTATAGCTTCTTATGATTTCATTTACGGTAATGGTAATTTATGGAGAAGAATATATGAAGCTAATAGAGATACTATAAAAGATCCTAATGTTATAAGAGCTGGACAAAGATTGGTTATACCTAGTCTTAAAGGTGAAACAAGACAGGGAACTTACAGCACTAACCAAACTTACGGAAATATAACTACTTTCTCTACTAACCAAATAGAAGGTAATATAATTATAGAAGATGAAGAAGCTATGGAAGCACAAGCAGAGCAGACAGAAGAAACTGTTATAGATGAACAAACTGATACTGCTGATGAAAATGCAGAAATGACAGAAGATACAACAACTGCTGACGAAAATGCAGAAATGACTGAAGACACAGCATCTACTGATGAGAATACAGAAATGACTGAAGATACAGCAGCTACTGATGAGAATACAGAAATGACTGAAGATGATACAACAGTTACTGATGAGACAGCAGCAGAAGAAGGAAATCAATAA
- a CDS encoding META domain-containing protein, translating into MRKILPLVLIVMGTLFAVSCGGNTSNTTAENTTTAIEAPAATATVITVDDLLGKEYSLTNMYEGKEVTIAFSDTNMLGGKSAVNNYFTEFSLDGNKLKLNALGSTKMAGPEEDMAVETEYLQILNGADTISLDGDVLTITTTSGTNLIYTFKGNVEVASENAN; encoded by the coding sequence ATGAGAAAAATATTGCCATTAGTTCTTATTGTTATGGGAACACTATTTGCAGTATCATGCGGCGGTAATACTTCTAATACTACTGCAGAAAACACAACTACCGCTATAGAAGCTCCAGCAGCTACTGCTACAGTAATTACAGTTGATGATTTATTAGGAAAAGAGTATTCTCTTACTAATATGTATGAAGGTAAAGAAGTTACAATAGCTTTTTCTGATACTAATATGTTAGGCGGAAAATCAGCTGTTAATAACTATTTTACTGAGTTCTCATTAGACGGTAATAAATTAAAATTGAATGCTTTAGGTTCTACTAAAATGGCAGGTCCTGAAGAAGATATGGCTGTAGAAACAGAATATCTACAAATATTAAATGGTGCTGATACTATTTCTTTAGATGGAGATGTATTAACTATTACTACAACTTCAGGTACTAATTTAATTTATACTTTCAAAGGTAATGTAGAAGTAGCAAGTGAAAATGCCAATTAA
- a CDS encoding ankyrin repeat domain-containing protein, with amino-acid sequence MKLNNKIFLFFIILSLFICNSAFPKSNVDLVNAAENGDIKKVRELLRGGANINEQDSKGDNALIKASENGHLKIIELLVQYRCSLNLQNKDGRTAISKASENGHINVVRLLIDAGAKVNVKDRKDKTALSYASEENHKNVVSLLRAAGGK; translated from the coding sequence ATGAAATTAAATAATAAAATATTTTTATTTTTTATAATTCTATCATTATTTATTTGTAATAGTGCATTTCCTAAAAGCAATGTAGATTTAGTAAATGCTGCAGAAAATGGAGATATTAAAAAGGTAAGAGAGCTTCTAAGAGGCGGTGCTAATATTAATGAACAAGACTCTAAAGGAGATAATGCCTTAATAAAAGCATCAGAAAATGGACATTTAAAAATTATTGAATTATTGGTTCAGTATAGATGCAGTTTGAATCTTCAAAACAAAGATGGAAGAACAGCAATAAGCAAAGCATCAGAAAACGGACATATTAATGTTGTAAGGCTTTTAATTGATGCAGGTGCTAAAGTTAATGTTAAAGATAGAAAAGACAAAACAGCTTTGAGTTATGCTTCAGAAGAGAATCATAAAAATGTAGTTAGCCTTTTAAGAGCTGCAGGCGGTAAATAA
- a CDS encoding ankyrin repeat domain-containing protein, whose product MKKIIFLLIFISAVSFAAQKRSPLMDALEKRDTKTAIALINSGVDINTKDRMGETPLIEASEEGLTEVVKVLIEKKANLNLGNVRNRTALSRASYKGHTEIVRMLVNAGADKSIKDKYGKTALDYAMERGHKDIVSILKK is encoded by the coding sequence ATGAAGAAAATCATTTTTTTATTAATATTTATTAGTGCAGTTTCATTTGCTGCTCAAAAAAGAAGTCCTTTAATGGATGCTTTGGAAAAAAGAGATACTAAAACAGCAATAGCACTTATAAATTCAGGGGTTGATATAAATACTAAAGATAGAATGGGAGAAACTCCATTAATAGAGGCATCAGAAGAAGGTCTTACAGAAGTTGTTAAAGTATTGATAGAAAAGAAAGCTAATTTAAACTTAGGAAATGTTAGAAATAGAACAGCTTTAAGCAGAGCCTCATATAAAGGTCATACTGAAATAGTACGTATGTTAGTGAATGCCGGAGCGGATAAAAGTATTAAAGATAAATATGGAAAAACTGCTTTGGATTATGCAATGGAGAGAGGGCATAAAGATATTGTTTCCATATTAAAAAAGTAG
- a CDS encoding ankyrin repeat domain-containing protein, which yields MKKILALIFIISISVFAQRKMTPLMEALERKDTKRAIELINSGVDLNTRDRRGETPLIEAAEEGLPEVVKLLVSKKVNLNDVNNNKRTALMRAASRGYADIVSILVDAGANINLKDKYGKTALSYATQRGHQSIIKILKDAGAK from the coding sequence ATGAAAAAAATTTTAGCTTTAATTTTTATAATTAGTATTAGTGTTTTTGCTCAAAGGAAGATGACACCTTTAATGGAGGCTTTGGAGAGAAAAGATACTAAAAGAGCTATAGAATTAATAAACTCAGGTGTTGATCTTAATACAAGAGACAGACGAGGAGAAACTCCATTAATAGAGGCTGCAGAAGAGGGACTTCCTGAAGTAGTAAAGTTGTTGGTAAGTAAAAAGGTTAATTTGAATGATGTAAATAATAATAAGAGAACAGCTTTAATGAGAGCTGCCAGCAGAGGTTATGCAGATATAGTTTCAATTCTTGTAGATGCCGGAGCTAATATAAATCTTAAAGATAAATATGGTAAAACAGCATTAAGTTATGCTACCCAAAGAGGTCATCAAAGTATAATAAAAATATTAAAAGATGCAGGTGCTAAATAA
- a CDS encoding ankyrin repeat domain-containing protein — MENFNYKILIFSFVLLLIFCLNAFSKSNIAIIDAAGRGDINQVKSLINNGANINQQDRVGENALIEAAEGGHIEIVKLLIDNKVNLNLKSKWGRTALMRASSKGYANIVKVLVEAGADLNIKDNNRGRTALTYANQRGHQNIVKILKSAGAK; from the coding sequence ATGGAAAATTTTAATTATAAAATATTAATATTTTCATTTGTTTTGTTATTAATATTTTGCCTTAATGCATTTTCAAAAAGTAATATAGCTATTATTGATGCTGCCGGCAGAGGAGATATTAATCAAGTAAAATCACTTATAAACAATGGAGCTAATATCAATCAGCAGGATAGAGTAGGAGAGAATGCATTGATAGAGGCAGCTGAAGGCGGACATATAGAAATTGTTAAATTATTGATAGATAATAAAGTAAATTTGAATCTCAAAAGTAAATGGGGTAGAACTGCATTAATGAGAGCTTCTTCTAAGGGTTATGCTAATATAGTAAAGGTTCTTGTTGAAGCAGGTGCCGATTTGAATATTAAAGATAATAATAGAGGAAGAACTGCATTAACTTATGCTAATCAAAGAGGACATCAGAATATAGTAAAAATATTAAAATCTGCTGGTGCTAAATAA